The genomic stretch TATCCAGAGCCTGGAATCTGCGGATTCAGGAAAATGGAAAACTTCACCGGGGACCTCTTTCCGCGGACGGTTCCTACGCAAGCTACTCTGGAAATCTTAGCCGAGCAATCGCTTGGTTAACTACGAGGAGGGCGCATGAGGCTGGGCGTCACGATGTTCGCCACGGATCTGGCCATGCCGATCGACGAGCTCGCCAGAGCGGCCGAGGAACGCGGATTCGACTCCCTCTGGCTGCCCGAGCACACCCACATCCCGGTCTCGCGCCGCACGCCCCCGGCCGCCGGGCAGGACGAGCTGCCCGAGGAATACAAGCGCACGCTCGACCCCCTGGTCGCGCTCTCGTTCGCCGCCGCCGCGACCCGGCGGCTGCGCGTCGGCACCGGCATCCTGCTGGCCGCCCAGCGCGACCCCATCGTGACCGCCAAGGCCATCGCCACGCTGGACCACCTGTCGGACGGGCGGGTCGCGGTCGGCGTCGGCTTCGGCTGGAACGTGGAGGAGATCGAGAACCACGGCGTCCCGTACGCCCGCCGCCGGGAGGTGGCCCGGCGCAACGTGCTGGCGATGCAGGCGCTCTGGCGCGACGAGGTGGCCTCCTTCGACGGCGTCGAGCCGTGCTGGTCCTGGCCGAAGCCGATCGGCGGCCCGCCCGTGTACATCGGCGGTGCCGCGGGGCCGAAGTTGTTCGCCCATGTCGCCGAGTACGCCGACGGCTGGATGCCGATCGGCGGCGCCGGCATCAAGGCCGCGCTGCCGGCGCTGCGCGAGGCGTGTGACAAGGCGGGGCGGCCGATGGCCGAGGTGATCCCCTTCGGAACGCGGCCGACCAGGGAGAAACTCGACTACTTCGCCGGGCTCGGCATCCAGGAGGCGGTGGCCACGCTGCCCAGCGGCCCGGCCGACACGGTCCTCCCGATCCTCGATGATTATGCGCAACTGATCTAGCCCCCGGCATAATGCCGGAATATGTCCGAGCTACGAACTGACGACCCACGCCGGCTAGGGGCGTACCGGTTGTCGCACAGGCTCGGGCAGGGCGGCCAGGGCGTCGTCTACCTCGGCCATTCGCCGCAGGGGGCGCAGGTCGCGATCAAACTGCTGCACGCCAGCCTGTCCAGTGACCCTGACGTGCGCCGCCGGTTCCTGGGAGAGGTCGAGGCGGTGCGGCGGGTGGCGGCGTTCTGCACGGCCCAGCTGCTCGACGCCGACCTCGAAGGAGACCGGCCCTACCTGGTCAGCGAGTATGTCGAGGGGCCGTCGCTCCAGCAACACGTCCTCACCAAGGGGCCGCGGCTGGGCGGATCCCTGGAGCGCCTGGCCATCGGCACCGCCACCGCGCTCGGCGCCATCCACCGGGCCGGCGTCGTGCACCGGGACTTCAAGCCGGGCAATGTGCTGCTCGGGCTCGACGGGCCGCGGGTGATCGACTTCGGGGTGTCCCGGCTGGTCACCGCCACGACGGCGACCACCAGCCAGATTCCCGTCGGGACGCCGGCGTACCTGCCGCCCGAGCGCATCAAGGGCGAGCCCGCCGGGCCGGCCGCCGACCTGTGGGCGTGGGGGCTGACCGTCGCGTACACGGCGACGGGGCGGCACTCGTACACGGCGGACACCTATCACGAGGTCCTGGCCAGGATCCTGTACGGCAAGCCGCACCTGGGGCCGCTGAGCGGGCGGCTGCGGGAGATCGTGGAGGCCTGCCTGGCGCCCGCGCCGGGGGACCGGCCGGACGCCGAGGAGGTGCTGCGGTGGTTGCTGGGGCAGGACGCGGCAGGCGACGACGTGCTGTCGTCCGGCGCCATGGCCGCCATATCCCGCTCCGGGTTGTCGGCGATCGCCGGCGGCGGAAGTGTCACGTCCCCAGGGGAATCGTTCACGGATCCCGATCCGACCACCAGCTTCCCCGCGGTCTCTCGTACCACGCCGGAGCCGGAGCGTCCCAGGCGTCGGCCGCGGGCCTGGCAGGCGGGTGTGGCGGTGGCCGGGGTGGCCATGGCGGTGGCCGGGTTCGTGTTCTGGATGCGCGGTGCGCAGGGACCCGGGCTGGAGGGGACGTGGAAGGGCTCGGCCGAGCACTTCACCGCCCAGCGGGTCTTCCCCGTCGAGCTGCGGCTGGGCGTGGACGGCGGGGCCATGCGATGGGGAGCCGATCTGCGCTGCTCCGGGCGGCTCGGGC from Nonomuraea polychroma encodes the following:
- a CDS encoding LLM class F420-dependent oxidoreductase, which gives rise to MRLGVTMFATDLAMPIDELARAAEERGFDSLWLPEHTHIPVSRRTPPAAGQDELPEEYKRTLDPLVALSFAAAATRRLRVGTGILLAAQRDPIVTAKAIATLDHLSDGRVAVGVGFGWNVEEIENHGVPYARRREVARRNVLAMQALWRDEVASFDGVEPCWSWPKPIGGPPVYIGGAAGPKLFAHVAEYADGWMPIGGAGIKAALPALREACDKAGRPMAEVIPFGTRPTREKLDYFAGLGIQEAVATLPSGPADTVLPILDDYAQLI
- a CDS encoding serine/threonine-protein kinase; protein product: MSELRTDDPRRLGAYRLSHRLGQGGQGVVYLGHSPQGAQVAIKLLHASLSSDPDVRRRFLGEVEAVRRVAAFCTAQLLDADLEGDRPYLVSEYVEGPSLQQHVLTKGPRLGGSLERLAIGTATALGAIHRAGVVHRDFKPGNVLLGLDGPRVIDFGVSRLVTATTATTSQIPVGTPAYLPPERIKGEPAGPAADLWAWGLTVAYTATGRHSYTADTYHEVLARILYGKPHLGPLSGRLREIVEACLAPAPGDRPDAEEVLRWLLGQDAAGDDVLSSGAMAAISRSGLSAIAGGGSVTSPGESFTDPDPTTSFPAVSRTTPEPERPRRRPRAWQAGVAVAGVAMAVAGFVFWMRGAQGPGLEGTWKGSAEHFTAQRVFPVELRLGVDGGAMRWGADLRCSGRLGRTGSGTVFALDRVVGEECYPGTLRMFPTSYADQMAIKVTRQGKDEVTYSGTVTRTS